The following are from one region of the Arcobacter defluvii genome:
- a CDS encoding GGDEF domain-containing protein, producing MPNWTEIIEKLDYAFQPIIYSHSGKIYAVEALLRNTNLIPELTSIDDLFNLAFNDDYLYELDLQLREKAISKFSKIKIDNIKLFYNLDNRIIYNKKYSQGNTAKILKKYGLNKDRICFELSEKGTAIEQNALSTMIQKYKQSSYTIAIDDFGIGVSGLKLLYFSEANVIKLDRFFITNIDQDSKKKLFCSSIIEMAHIMGMQVVAEGIETAKEFYTCKDIGADFIQGYLVQRPTLQINDITSTYLNIITLINDDKRLNATNIINDEFIEEITPLSVNTSLYDLFVHFKENTKIHFVPIIDEFENFLGIIYESDIKKISYSQYGLSLAQNQTVSSTLIKYIKPALSVEISWGIDKILEMYNLKANDSLGIFITDSDKYKGFINLNSLLTLSYKRNIEIATNQNPLTKLPGNNQIEKFIEKSLKKNQKVITHIIYFDFNDFKPFNDIYGFRQGDRAILIFSELLQKRYPKDAFIAHIGGDDFFVGLKNYEYKEVYDLTAEIQEEFKNSAKNIYSKEDKKNGYIISKDRFNMERKFDLLSVSSAIMEINGESNINNFDNSLNILKKASKGSDKPISSIL from the coding sequence ATGCCAAATTGGACTGAAATAATAGAAAAACTTGATTATGCTTTTCAGCCTATAATCTATTCTCATAGTGGCAAAATATATGCAGTTGAAGCATTATTACGAAATACTAATTTAATTCCAGAATTAACATCAATTGATGATTTATTTAACCTAGCTTTTAATGATGATTATTTATATGAACTTGATTTACAATTAAGAGAAAAGGCTATAAGTAAATTTTCAAAAATTAAAATAGATAATATAAAACTTTTTTATAATCTTGACAATAGAATAATTTATAACAAAAAATATTCTCAAGGAAATACTGCAAAAATTTTAAAAAAATATGGTTTAAATAAAGATAGAATCTGTTTTGAATTAAGTGAAAAAGGAACAGCAATAGAACAAAATGCCCTTTCTACTATGATTCAAAAATATAAACAAAGTAGCTATACAATTGCAATTGATGATTTTGGGATTGGTGTTTCAGGATTAAAACTTTTATATTTTAGTGAAGCAAACGTTATAAAATTAGATAGATTTTTTATTACAAATATTGACCAAGATTCAAAGAAAAAACTTTTTTGTTCTTCTATTATTGAAATGGCGCATATTATGGGAATGCAAGTTGTGGCAGAAGGAATTGAAACAGCAAAAGAGTTTTATACTTGTAAAGATATTGGTGCGGATTTTATTCAAGGTTATTTAGTTCAAAGACCAACTTTACAAATAAATGATATTACAAGTACATATTTAAATATTATCACATTAATAAATGATGATAAAAGATTAAATGCAACTAATATTATTAATGATGAATTTATAGAAGAAATTACACCTTTGAGCGTAAACACTTCTTTGTATGATTTATTTGTTCACTTTAAAGAAAATACTAAAATACATTTTGTTCCAATTATTGATGAATTTGAAAACTTTTTAGGAATTATCTATGAAAGCGATATAAAAAAAATCTCTTATTCTCAATATGGATTATCACTTGCACAAAATCAAACTGTTTCTTCAACATTAATAAAATATATAAAACCTGCTTTATCTGTAGAAATTTCTTGGGGCATAGATAAAATACTTGAAATGTATAATTTAAAAGCAAATGATTCTTTAGGTATATTTATAACTGATTCAGACAAGTATAAAGGTTTTATAAATTTAAATTCTCTTTTAACTTTATCTTATAAAAGAAATATTGAAATAGCAACAAATCAAAATCCTCTTACTAAACTTCCAGGGAATAATCAAATTGAGAAATTTATAGAAAAAAGTTTAAAAAAGAATCAAAAAGTTATAACTCATATAATCTATTTTGATTTTAATGATTTTAAACCTTTCAATGATATTTATGGCTTTAGGCAAGGAGATCGTGCAATTCTAATTTTTTCAGAACTATTACAAAAACGTTATCCAAAAGATGCTTTTATTGCACATATTGGAGGAGATGATTTTTTTGTAGGATTGAAAAATTATGAATATAAAGAAGTTTATGATTTAACAGCAGAAATTCAAGAAGAGTTTAAAAATAGTGCTAAAAATATCTATTCAAAAGAAGACAAAAAGAATGGATATATTATTTCAAAAGATAGATTTAATATGGAAAGAAAATTTGATTTATTATCTGTATCTTCTGCAATTATGGAAATAAATGGTGAATCAAATATAAATAATTTTGACAACTCCTTAAATATCTTAAAAAAAGCATCTAAAGGTTCAGACAAACCAATTTCTAGCATCTTATAA
- a CDS encoding substrate-binding domain-containing protein, translating into MTFKKTSMALIASALLATTLSARDQIKIVGSSTVYPFSSSVAEEFGATTKFPTPVVESTGTGGGMKLFCAGVDLNTPDITNASRRMKDKEFKMCEENGVTDITEALIGFDGIAIAQSAKVKGFNVTKEQLALAVAQEVPSKDGKTLIANPYKKWSDIDASLPNREIIVYGPPKSSGTRDSIEELVLQHVFEKMPVYTDLYKADEKANKKYKAYSVLRTDGVYVESGENDNLIVQKLTKNEAAIGIFGYSFLEENKDKVVGLSIENTMPTVETISSGKYPIARSMYFYIKNQHAKDVPALKDYTNLFMSEKMIGSDGILTELGLVSLTDDVRAAARTKVMNNEKVTLESLKH; encoded by the coding sequence ATGACTTTCAAAAAAACATCTATGGCTTTAATTGCAAGTGCTTTATTAGCAACTACGTTAAGTGCAAGAGACCAAATTAAAATTGTTGGTTCTTCTACTGTATATCCTTTTTCATCATCAGTAGCTGAAGAATTTGGAGCTACTACAAAATTTCCTACTCCTGTAGTTGAATCAACTGGTACTGGTGGAGGAATGAAACTATTTTGTGCTGGTGTTGATTTAAATACTCCAGATATCACAAATGCTTCAAGAAGAATGAAAGACAAAGAATTTAAAATGTGTGAAGAAAATGGTGTAACAGATATCACTGAAGCATTAATTGGATTTGATGGTATTGCAATTGCTCAATCTGCAAAAGTTAAAGGGTTCAATGTAACAAAAGAACAATTAGCATTAGCAGTAGCTCAAGAAGTTCCATCAAAAGATGGTAAAACATTAATTGCAAATCCATATAAAAAATGGTCAGATATTGATGCATCTTTACCAAATAGAGAAATTATTGTTTACGGACCACCTAAATCATCTGGGACAAGAGACTCTATTGAAGAATTAGTATTACAACATGTATTTGAAAAAATGCCAGTTTATACTGATTTATATAAAGCTGATGAAAAAGCAAATAAAAAATATAAAGCTTATTCTGTTTTAAGAACAGATGGTGTTTATGTTGAGTCTGGTGAAAATGACAACTTAATCGTTCAAAAATTAACTAAAAATGAAGCTGCAATTGGTATTTTTGGATATTCATTTTTAGAAGAAAACAAAGATAAAGTTGTTGGATTAAGTATCGAAAATACTATGCCAACTGTTGAAACAATTTCATCTGGTAAATACCCAATTGCTAGATCTATGTATTTCTATATTAAAAATCAACACGCAAAAGATGTTCCAGCATTAAAAGATTATACGAACTTATTTATGTCTGAAAAAATGATTGGAAGTGATGGTATCTTAACTGAACTTGGTCTTGTATCATTAACTGATGATGTAAGAGCAGCTGCAAGAACAAAAGTTATGAATAACGAAAAAGTAACTTTAGAATCTTTAAAACATTAA
- a CDS encoding DUF1653 domain-containing protein, translating into MIELNTTYIHYKNKKFYIPLNFCKIQENDIWVKAVIYKPEDNEELFVRTYQEFQEKFIKQQN; encoded by the coding sequence ATGATAGAACTAAATACAACTTATATTCACTACAAAAATAAAAAATTTTATATTCCTCTAAATTTCTGTAAGATACAAGAAAATGACATTTGGGTAAAAGCAGTTATTTATAAACCTGAAGATAACGAAGAACTTTTCGTAAGAACTTACCAAGAATTTCAAGAAAAATTTATTAAACAACAAAACTAA
- the prfA gene encoding peptide chain release factor 1, which yields MLKDKLQPFINRFEEINELLMSPDITADIKRMTDLSKEQSSIQPIVSKAREYIKLIDNIEENKLMLDDSELGDLAKEELKELEIKKPKLEEDIKFLMIPKDPNDDKNIYLELRAGTGGDEAAIFVGDLFRGYLRYAENNGWKVEIMSSSESESGGYKEIVILVKGDHVYSKLKFEGGTHRVQRVPATESQGRVHTSAITVAVMPEVDDVEVEIDPNDLKIDVMRASGNGGQSVNTTDSAVRITHIPSGIVVTNQDQKSQHKNKDRAMKVLKAKLYEIEMQKKMETEGATRKEQVGTGDRSGRIRTYNYPQNRISDHRINLTLYRLDYIMNDGLFDEVIDPLIADHQSKLIEANGL from the coding sequence ATGTTAAAAGATAAACTACAACCATTTATCAACAGATTTGAGGAAATTAATGAATTATTAATGTCTCCAGATATTACTGCTGATATAAAAAGAATGACTGATCTTTCAAAAGAACAGTCAAGTATTCAACCTATTGTTTCTAAAGCTAGAGAATATATTAAATTAATAGATAATATTGAAGAAAATAAACTTATGCTAGATGATTCTGAACTTGGAGACTTAGCAAAAGAAGAGTTAAAAGAATTAGAAATAAAAAAACCAAAGCTTGAAGAAGATATTAAATTTTTAATGATTCCTAAAGATCCTAATGATGATAAAAATATCTATTTAGAATTAAGAGCTGGTACAGGTGGAGATGAAGCTGCAATATTTGTAGGTGACTTATTTAGAGGTTATTTAAGATATGCAGAAAACAATGGTTGGAAAGTTGAAATTATGAGTTCAAGTGAGAGTGAATCTGGAGGATACAAGGAAATAGTTATTCTTGTTAAAGGTGACCACGTTTATTCAAAACTAAAATTTGAGGGTGGTACTCATAGAGTTCAAAGGGTTCCCGCAACTGAATCTCAAGGACGAGTTCACACATCAGCAATTACTGTTGCAGTTATGCCTGAAGTTGATGATGTTGAAGTTGAAATTGATCCTAATGATTTAAAAATTGATGTTATGAGAGCCAGTGGAAATGGTGGTCAATCTGTAAATACTACAGACTCGGCTGTTAGAATCACTCATATTCCATCTGGTATAGTAGTAACAAACCAAGATCAAAAATCTCAACATAAAAATAAAGACAGAGCTATGAAAGTTTTAAAAGCAAAACTTTATGAAATTGAGATGCAAAAGAAAATGGAAACAGAAGGTGCTACTAGAAAAGAGCAAGTAGGCACTGGTGATAGAAGTGGAAGAATTAGAACTTATAACTATCCACAAAATAGAATCAGTGATCATAGAATCAACTTAACTCTTTATAGACTTGACTACATCATGAATGATGGTTTATTTGATGAAGTAATTGATCCTCTTATTGCTGATCATCAATCTAAACTTATCGAAGCTAATGGATTATAA
- the rpsT gene encoding 30S ribosomal protein S20, whose amino-acid sequence MANHKSCEKRARQTKIKTERNRFYKTRIKNVTKNVLSAIEIADKEKAVEAMKAANKYLHHCVSKGILKQGTAARRVSRLQVKVNAI is encoded by the coding sequence ATGGCAAATCATAAATCTTGCGAAAAAAGAGCTAGACAAACAAAGATTAAGACTGAGAGAAATAGATTTTATAAAACTAGAATCAAAAACGTAACTAAAAATGTATTATCTGCAATTGAAATAGCTGATAAAGAAAAAGCTGTAGAAGCTATGAAAGCAGCAAACAAATACCTACATCATTGTGTATCAAAAGGTATTTTAAAACAAGGTACTGCTGCAAGAAGAGTTAGTAGATTACAAGTAAAAGTTAACGCTATATAA